A window from Nycticebus coucang isolate mNycCou1 chromosome X, mNycCou1.pri, whole genome shotgun sequence encodes these proteins:
- the FHL1 gene encoding four and a half LIM domains protein 1 isoform X1: MASRHSGPSRYKVGTMAEKFNCHYCREALQGKKYVEKDGHHCCLKCFDKFCANTCVECRKPISADSKEVHYRNRYWHDTCFRCSKCLQPLASETFVAKDNKILCNKCTTREESPKCKGCLKAIVAGDQNVEYKGTVWHKDCFICSNCKQVIGTGSFFPKGEDFYCVTCHETKFAKHCVKCNKAITSGGITYQDQPWHADCFVCVTCSKKLAGQRFTAVEDQYYCVDCYKNFVAKKCAGCKNPITGFGKGSSVVAYEGQSWHDYCFHCKKCSMNLANKRFVFHAEQVYCPDCAKKL, translated from the exons ATGGCTTCCCGACACTCAG GTCCCTCCAGATACAAGGTGGGCACCATGGCTGAGAAGTTCAACTGCCATTACTGCCGGGAAGCCTTGCAGGGGAAGAAGTACGTGGAGAAGGATGGCCACCACTGCTGCCTGAAATGCTTCGACAAGTTCTGCGCCAACACCTGTGTAGAATGCCGCAAGCCCATCAGTGCGGACTCCAAG GAAGTGCACTATAGGAACCGCTACTGGCATGACACCTGCTTCCGCTGTTCCAAGTGCCTTCAACCCTTGGCCAGTGAGACCTTTGTGGCCAAGGACAACAAGATCCTGTGCAACAAATGCACCACTCGAGAGGAGTCCCCAAAGTGCAAGGGGTGCCTCAaggccattgtggcag GAGATCAAAATGTGGAGTACAAGGGAACCGTTTGGCACAAAGACTGCTTCATCTGCAGCAACTGCAAGCAAGTCATCGGGACTGGAAGCTTCTTCCCTAAAGGGGAGGACTTCTACTGCGTGACTTGCCATGAGACCAAGTTTGCCAAGCATTGCGTGAAGTGCAACAAG GCCATCACATCTGGAGGAATCACTTACCAGGATCAGCCCTGGCATGCCGATTGCTTTGTGTGTGTTACCTGCTCTAAGAAGCTGGCTGGGCAGCGTTTCACCGCTGTGGAGGACCAGTATTACTGCGTGGATTGCTACAAGAACTTTGTGGCCAAGAAGTGTGCTGGATGCAAGAACCCCATCACTG gGTTTGGTAAAGGCTCCAGTGTGGTGGCCTATGAAGGACAATCCTGGCACGACTACTGCTTCCACTGCAAAAAGTGCTCCATGAATCTGGCCAACAAGCGCTTTGTTTTCCATGCGGAGCAAGTGTATTGCCCTGACTGTGCCAAAAAGCTGTAA
- the FHL1 gene encoding four and a half LIM domains protein 1 isoform X2, whose product MAEKFNCHYCREALQGKKYVEKDGHHCCLKCFDKFCANTCVECRKPISADSKEVHYRNRYWHDTCFRCSKCLQPLASETFVAKDNKILCNKCTTREESPKCKGCLKAIVAGDQNVEYKGTVWHKDCFICSNCKQVIGTGSFFPKGEDFYCVTCHETKFAKHCVKCNKAITSGGITYQDQPWHADCFVCVTCSKKLAGQRFTAVEDQYYCVDCYKNFVAKKCAGCKNPITGFGKGSSVVAYEGQSWHDYCFHCKKCSMNLANKRFVFHAEQVYCPDCAKKL is encoded by the exons ATGGCTGAGAAGTTCAACTGCCATTACTGCCGGGAAGCCTTGCAGGGGAAGAAGTACGTGGAGAAGGATGGCCACCACTGCTGCCTGAAATGCTTCGACAAGTTCTGCGCCAACACCTGTGTAGAATGCCGCAAGCCCATCAGTGCGGACTCCAAG GAAGTGCACTATAGGAACCGCTACTGGCATGACACCTGCTTCCGCTGTTCCAAGTGCCTTCAACCCTTGGCCAGTGAGACCTTTGTGGCCAAGGACAACAAGATCCTGTGCAACAAATGCACCACTCGAGAGGAGTCCCCAAAGTGCAAGGGGTGCCTCAaggccattgtggcag GAGATCAAAATGTGGAGTACAAGGGAACCGTTTGGCACAAAGACTGCTTCATCTGCAGCAACTGCAAGCAAGTCATCGGGACTGGAAGCTTCTTCCCTAAAGGGGAGGACTTCTACTGCGTGACTTGCCATGAGACCAAGTTTGCCAAGCATTGCGTGAAGTGCAACAAG GCCATCACATCTGGAGGAATCACTTACCAGGATCAGCCCTGGCATGCCGATTGCTTTGTGTGTGTTACCTGCTCTAAGAAGCTGGCTGGGCAGCGTTTCACCGCTGTGGAGGACCAGTATTACTGCGTGGATTGCTACAAGAACTTTGTGGCCAAGAAGTGTGCTGGATGCAAGAACCCCATCACTG gGTTTGGTAAAGGCTCCAGTGTGGTGGCCTATGAAGGACAATCCTGGCACGACTACTGCTTCCACTGCAAAAAGTGCTCCATGAATCTGGCCAACAAGCGCTTTGTTTTCCATGCGGAGCAAGTGTATTGCCCTGACTGTGCCAAAAAGCTGTAA
- the FHL1 gene encoding four and a half LIM domains protein 1 isoform X3 produces the protein MASRHSGPSRYKVGTMAEKFNCHYCREALQGKKYVEKDGHHCCLKCFDKFCANTCVECRKPISADSKEVHYRNRYWHDTCFRCSKCLQPLASETFVAKDNKILCNKCTTREESPKCKGCLKAIVAGDQNVEYKGTVWHKDCFICSNCKQVIGTGSFFPKGEDFYCVTCHETKFAKHCVKCNKAITSGGITYQDQPWHADCFVCVTCSKKLAGQRFTAVEDQYYCVDCYKNFVAKKCAGCKNPITGKRTVSRVSHPVTKARKPPVCHGKRLPLTLFPSANLRGRHPGGERTCPSWVVVLYRKNRSLAAPRGPGLVKAPVWWPMKDNPGTTTASTAKSAP, from the exons ATGGCTTCCCGACACTCAG GTCCCTCCAGATACAAGGTGGGCACCATGGCTGAGAAGTTCAACTGCCATTACTGCCGGGAAGCCTTGCAGGGGAAGAAGTACGTGGAGAAGGATGGCCACCACTGCTGCCTGAAATGCTTCGACAAGTTCTGCGCCAACACCTGTGTAGAATGCCGCAAGCCCATCAGTGCGGACTCCAAG GAAGTGCACTATAGGAACCGCTACTGGCATGACACCTGCTTCCGCTGTTCCAAGTGCCTTCAACCCTTGGCCAGTGAGACCTTTGTGGCCAAGGACAACAAGATCCTGTGCAACAAATGCACCACTCGAGAGGAGTCCCCAAAGTGCAAGGGGTGCCTCAaggccattgtggcag GAGATCAAAATGTGGAGTACAAGGGAACCGTTTGGCACAAAGACTGCTTCATCTGCAGCAACTGCAAGCAAGTCATCGGGACTGGAAGCTTCTTCCCTAAAGGGGAGGACTTCTACTGCGTGACTTGCCATGAGACCAAGTTTGCCAAGCATTGCGTGAAGTGCAACAAG GCCATCACATCTGGAGGAATCACTTACCAGGATCAGCCCTGGCATGCCGATTGCTTTGTGTGTGTTACCTGCTCTAAGAAGCTGGCTGGGCAGCGTTTCACCGCTGTGGAGGACCAGTATTACTGCGTGGATTGCTACAAGAACTTTGTGGCCAAGAAGTGTGCTGGATGCAAGAACCCCATCACTG GGAAAAGGACTGTGTCAAGAGTGAGCCACCCAGTCACTAAAGCTAGGAAGCCCCCAGTGTGCCACGGGAAACGCTTGCCTCTCACCCTGTTTCCCAGCGCCAACCTCCGGGGCAGGCATCCGGGTGGAGAGAGGACTTGTCCCTCATGGGTGGTGGTTCTTTATAGAAAAAATCGAAGCTTAGCAGCTCCTCGAGGCCCG gGTTTGGTAAAGGCTCCAGTGTGGTGGCCTATGAAGGACAATCCTGGCACGACTACTGCTTCCACTGCAAAAAGTGCTCCATGA